One Streptococcus sp. VT 162 genomic window, ATTTAACGCTGATCCTGCTGTTCCTCGTAGCGAATACAAAGAATTGCCACACAAGAACATTGATACGGGTGCTGGTTTGGAGCGTTTGGTGGCCGTTATTCAAGGGGCTAAGACAAACTTTGAAACAGACCTCTTCATGCCAATCATCCGTGAAGTTGAGAAATTGTCTGGTAAGGTTTATGACCAAGATGGCGACAACATGAGCTTCAAGGTCATTGCTGACCATATCCGTTCTCTTTCATTTGCCATCGGTGATGGTGCCCTTCCTGGAAATGAAGGTCGTGGTTATGTCCTTCGCCGTCTCCTCCGTCGCGCGTCTATGCACGGTCAAAAATTGGGTATCAACGAGCCTTTCCTTTACAAACTCGTTCCAACTGTTGGAAAAATCATGGAAAGCTACTACCCAGAAGTGCTTGAAAAACGTGACTTTATCGAGAAAATTGTCAAGAGCGAGGAAGAGTCATTTGCCCGTACCCTTCACTCAGGTCAACACTTTGCAGAAACCATTGTAGCTGATTTGAAAGCGAAAGGTCAAAACGTTATCGCGGGGCAAGATGTCTTCAAACTCTACGACACTTACGGATTCCCAGTAGAATTGACTGAAGAAATCGCTGAAGAAGCTGGGATGACTGTCGATCGTGAAGGTTTTGAAGCAGCCATGAAAGAACAGCAAGAACGTGCGCGTGCGTCTGCTGTTAAGGGTGGCTCAATGGGAATGCAAAATGAAACCCTTCAAAACATTACAGTGGAAAGTGTCTTCAACTATAATGCCAGCCAATTGCCTTCTAAGTTGCTGGCTATCGTAGCGAACAATGCTGAAGTAGAAGCTGTTTCAGAAGGAACTGCCTCTCTCATTTTTGCAGAAACTCCATTCTACGCTGAAATGGGTGGACAGGTAGCTGACCACGGTCAAATCTTGGATGCTAAAGGAAATGTCGTAGCGAATGTGACGGATGTGCAAAAAGCACCAAACGGACAAGCTCTTCATACTGTTGAAGTTCTTGCACCACTTGCTTTGAACCAAGAATACACCTTGGCTATCGATACCAACCGTCGTCATCGTGTTATGAAAAACCACACTGCGACTCACTTGCTCCATGCGGCCCTTCACAATATCCTTGGCCACCATGCGACACAAGCAGGATCTCTGAACGAAGTAGAATTTCTTCGCTTTGACTTTACTCACTTCCAAGCTGTGACTCCTGAAGAGTTGCGCGCCATTGAACAGCAAGTCAATGAGAAGATTTGGGAAGCCATCGCAGTGGAAACTGTTGAGACAGATATTGACACGGCTAAAGAAATGGGAGCTATGGCCCTCTTTGGTGAGAAATATGGTAAAGAAGTCCGCGTTGTGACCATCGGTGACTACTCTATTGAGCTTTGTGGTGGTACCCACGTTGGCAACACTTCTGAGATTGGCCTCTTCAAGATTGTCAAAGAAGAAGGAATCGGATCAGGAACTCGCCGTATCTTGGCAGTAACTGGTAAGGAAGCCTTTGAAGCTTATCGCGAACAAGAAGATGCTCTGAAAGCAGTAGCAGCAACCTTGAAAGCACCTCAACTCAAGGAAGTACCTCACAAAGTCGAAGGACTTCAAGAGCAACTCCGCCAATTGCAAAAAGAAAATGCAGAGTTGAAGGAAAAAGCCGCAGCCGCAGCTGCAGGTGATGTCTTCAAGGATGTGAAGGAAGTCAACGGACACCGTTACATTGCTAGTCAAGTTTCTGTATCAGATGCCGGTGCCCTTCGTACCTTTGCGGATAACTGGAAACAAAAAGACTACTCTGATGTGCTTGTCCTAGTTGCCGCTATCGGTGACAAAGTCAATGTTCTTGTAGCTAGCAAGACAAAAGATGT contains:
- the alaS gene encoding alanine--tRNA ligase (Catalyzes a two-step reaction, first charging an alanyl molecule by linking its carboxyl group to the alpha-phosphate of ATP, followed by transfer of the aminoacyl-adenylate to its tRNA), whose product is MKQLSSAQVRQMWLDFWASKGHSVEPSVSLVPVNDPTLLWINSGVATLKKYFDGTIIPENPRITNAQKAIRTNDIENVGKTARHHTMFEMLGNFSIGDYFRDEAITWAYELLTSPEWFDFPAEKLYMTYYPEDKDSYNRWIEVGVDPSHLIPIEDNFWEIGAGPSGPDTEIFFDRGEAFDPENIGIRLLAEDIENDRYIEIWNIVLSQFNADPAVPRSEYKELPHKNIDTGAGLERLVAVIQGAKTNFETDLFMPIIREVEKLSGKVYDQDGDNMSFKVIADHIRSLSFAIGDGALPGNEGRGYVLRRLLRRASMHGQKLGINEPFLYKLVPTVGKIMESYYPEVLEKRDFIEKIVKSEEESFARTLHSGQHFAETIVADLKAKGQNVIAGQDVFKLYDTYGFPVELTEEIAEEAGMTVDREGFEAAMKEQQERARASAVKGGSMGMQNETLQNITVESVFNYNASQLPSKLLAIVANNAEVEAVSEGTASLIFAETPFYAEMGGQVADHGQILDAKGNVVANVTDVQKAPNGQALHTVEVLAPLALNQEYTLAIDTNRRHRVMKNHTATHLLHAALHNILGHHATQAGSLNEVEFLRFDFTHFQAVTPEELRAIEQQVNEKIWEAIAVETVETDIDTAKEMGAMALFGEKYGKEVRVVTIGDYSIELCGGTHVGNTSEIGLFKIVKEEGIGSGTRRILAVTGKEAFEAYREQEDALKAVAATLKAPQLKEVPHKVEGLQEQLRQLQKENAELKEKAAAAAAGDVFKDVKEVNGHRYIASQVSVSDAGALRTFADNWKQKDYSDVLVLVAAIGDKVNVLVASKTKDVHAGNLVKELAPIVDGRGGGKPDMAMAGGSNQAKIQELLDAVAGKL